The Litchfieldia alkalitelluris genome has a window encoding:
- a CDS encoding DUF1444 domain-containing protein, with product MDSKKMRTLLEERLKRDQWSFSFDREKDTLRIEDKTTNKGMTVSLPGIIAKWNVEKDAAVDEIVYYIEESLTVMNADLELSGKEKQIFPVIRSTSFPTQSNEGIELIFDEHTAETRVYYALDLGTTYRLIDQKILEKEQWNIDRIKEIARFNIRSLDCHLKEDQVAGNTFYFLNSNDGYDASRILNESFLQKMSQSIQGVMAVAVPHQDVLILVDVQNDTGYDILAQMTMSFFASGRVPITALSFIYENQKLEPIFILGKNKPRNNQ from the coding sequence GATACGCTAAGAATTGAGGATAAAACAACAAATAAAGGCATGACTGTTTCACTTCCTGGAATCATTGCTAAATGGAATGTGGAGAAAGATGCTGCAGTCGATGAGATTGTTTATTATATTGAAGAATCCTTAACAGTCATGAATGCAGATTTAGAGTTAAGCGGGAAAGAGAAACAAATCTTTCCAGTCATTCGCTCAACTTCTTTTCCAACTCAATCGAATGAGGGGATCGAACTTATTTTTGATGAGCATACAGCTGAAACAAGAGTATACTATGCACTTGATTTAGGAACCACTTATCGATTAATTGACCAGAAGATTTTAGAAAAAGAGCAGTGGAATATTGACAGAATTAAAGAGATTGCTCGTTTTAATATAAGGTCGTTGGATTGTCATTTAAAAGAAGATCAGGTGGCTGGAAATACCTTTTATTTCTTAAATAGCAATGATGGTTATGATGCAAGCCGAATTTTAAATGAAAGCTTCCTGCAAAAAATGAGTCAAAGTATTCAAGGAGTCATGGCAGTTGCAGTTCCCCATCAAGATGTGTTAATTCTTGTTGATGTTCAAAATGATACCGGCTACGACATTTTAGCACAAATGACGATGAGTTTCTTTGCTAGTGGTAGAGTTCCGATTACTGCCCTTTCATTTATTTATGAAAATCAAAAGCTAGAGCCAATTTTTATTTTAGGTAAAAATAAACCAAGAAATAATCAGTAA